Proteins encoded together in one Lathyrus oleraceus cultivar Zhongwan6 chromosome 5, CAAS_Psat_ZW6_1.0, whole genome shotgun sequence window:
- the LOC127085412 gene encoding two-component response regulator-like APRR1 isoform X1, producing the protein MERKGLDLNRETSGVNKCKMGDGFVDRSKVKILLCDNDSNSSQEVVTLLLRCCYQVISVKSARQVIDALNAESEHIDLILAEVRLPKKKGVKMLKYIARDKELRRIPVIMMSAQDEVSVVVKCLKLGAADYLVKPLRTNELLNLWTHMWRRRRMLGLAEKNMLNYDFDLVASEPSDANTNSTTLFSDDTDDRSKRSTIPETGTSSQQEHESTIANAAAVEEPPDDHASECQPDAIGINVQRTEHFSSGPKKSELRIGVGESSAFFTYVKASLLKRNIEGIIHVDNNPAAHVRMEVMHQASAQQGVNDLEICENGETCESQWQDDFPSSNSIPDSLSIERSCTTPSSMEASQENCYREENLNHNSLRHPRNGTSCSELEMSNMVAQHAYPYYMPGVVNHVMMPSAAQIHQNNDLQNHAATSIIAQYNHVPQGGAHAIDMMSYLYYPMTMCLQPGQIPTPNSWPTFGGSNPSEANLSKVDRREAALIKFRQKKKERCFDKKIRYINRKQLAERRPRVRGQFVRKMNGPNVDLNGQPPSVEFDEDDQEDEDSSPRDA; encoded by the exons ATGGAGAGAAAGGGGCTTGATCTGAATAGAGAAACAAGTGGTGTGAATAAGTGTAAGATGGGTGATGGTTTTGTTGATAGAAGTAAAGTAAAGATTTTGCTTTGTGATAACGATTCTAATAGCTCTCAAGAGGTTGTTACACTTTTGTTGAGATGTTGTTATCAGG TTATATCAGTGAAGTCAGCAAGACAGGTAATTGATGCACTGAATGCAGAGAGTGAACATATAGATCTCATATTAGCTGAAGTTCGCCTTCCGAAGAAGAAGGGTGTGAAGATGTTGAAATACATTGCCCGAGACAAAGAATTGCGCAGAATTCCTGTTATAA TGATGTCTGCACAAGATGAGGTATCCGTTGTTGTCAAATGCTTGAAACTTGGAGCAGCAGATTATCTAGTAAAGCCTTTACGCACAAATGAGCTATTAAATTTGTGGACGCACATGTGGAGAAGGAGGCGCATG CTTGGACTTGCAGAGAAGAACATGTTAAATTATGACTTTGATCTGGTAGCATCAGAGCCTAGTGATGCCAATACAAATAGTACCACTTTGTTCTCTGATGACACCGATGATAGGTCCAAAAGAAGCACCATTCCAGAGACAGGAACATCATCCCAACAAGAGCACGAG TCTACTATTGCAAATGCCGCTGCTGTTGAGGAACCTCCAGATGACCATGCTTCTGAATGCCAGCCTGATGCCATTGGAATAAATGTTCAGAGGACAG AACATTTTTCATCTGGTCCAAAGAAGAGTGAACTAAGGATCGGGGTTGGGGAGTCATCAGCCTTCTTCACATATGTTAAAGCATCGTTGCTAAAGAGAAACATTGAAGGGATCATTCATGTTGACAACAATCCCGCTGCACATGTGCGGATGGAAGTTATGCATCAAGCATCTGCTCAACAAGGGGTTAATGACCTTGAAATATGCGAAAATGGAGAAACATGTGAAAGTCAATGGCAAGATGACTTCCCTAGCAGCAATAGTATACCTGATTCTTTATCTATTGAGAGATCTTGTACTACACCTTCATCTATGGAAGCTTCACAAGAAAACTGTTACAGAGAAGAAAATTTGAATCACAACAGTCTGAGGCATCCAAGAAATGGAACATCTTGTTCCGAGCTTGAAATGTCAAACATGGTTGCACAACATGCTTATCCATATTATATGCCAGGAGTTGTTAATCATGTTATGATGCCTTCAGCGGCACAAATACATCAAAACAATGACCTGCAGAATCATGCTGCTACATCTATTATTGCCCAGTACAATCATGTTCCACAAGGTGGTGCTCATGCCATTGACATGATGTCTTACCTGTATTACCCGATGACTATGTGCTTACAACCTGGTCAGATTCCTACACCTAATTCGTGGCCAACCTTTGGAGGGTCAAATCCTTCCGAAGCAAATTTAAGTAAAGTTGATAGGAGAGAAGCAGCATTGATCAAATTCAGACAGAAAAAGAAAGAGCGCTGCTTTGATAAGAAAATTAGGTATATCAATCGAAAACAACTTGCTGAAAGACGGCCTCGTGTGAGGGGGCAGTTTGTCAGAAAGATGAATGGTCCTAATGTGGATCTTAATGGACAGCCTCCTTCCGTTGAATTTGATGAAGATGATCAAGAAGATGAAGACTCGTCTCCCAGGGATGCTTGA
- the LOC127085412 gene encoding two-component response regulator-like APRR1 isoform X2: MLLSGYVFISVKSARQVIDALNAESEHIDLILAEVRLPKKKGVKMLKYIARDKELRRIPVIMMSAQDEVSVVVKCLKLGAADYLVKPLRTNELLNLWTHMWRRRRMLGLAEKNMLNYDFDLVASEPSDANTNSTTLFSDDTDDRSKRSTIPETGTSSQQEHESTIANAAAVEEPPDDHASECQPDAIGINVQRTEHFSSGPKKSELRIGVGESSAFFTYVKASLLKRNIEGIIHVDNNPAAHVRMEVMHQASAQQGVNDLEICENGETCESQWQDDFPSSNSIPDSLSIERSCTTPSSMEASQENCYREENLNHNSLRHPRNGTSCSELEMSNMVAQHAYPYYMPGVVNHVMMPSAAQIHQNNDLQNHAATSIIAQYNHVPQGGAHAIDMMSYLYYPMTMCLQPGQIPTPNSWPTFGGSNPSEANLSKVDRREAALIKFRQKKKERCFDKKIRYINRKQLAERRPRVRGQFVRKMNGPNVDLNGQPPSVEFDEDDQEDEDSSPRDA; the protein is encoded by the exons ATGTTGTTATCAGGGTATGTAT TTATATCAGTGAAGTCAGCAAGACAGGTAATTGATGCACTGAATGCAGAGAGTGAACATATAGATCTCATATTAGCTGAAGTTCGCCTTCCGAAGAAGAAGGGTGTGAAGATGTTGAAATACATTGCCCGAGACAAAGAATTGCGCAGAATTCCTGTTATAA TGATGTCTGCACAAGATGAGGTATCCGTTGTTGTCAAATGCTTGAAACTTGGAGCAGCAGATTATCTAGTAAAGCCTTTACGCACAAATGAGCTATTAAATTTGTGGACGCACATGTGGAGAAGGAGGCGCATG CTTGGACTTGCAGAGAAGAACATGTTAAATTATGACTTTGATCTGGTAGCATCAGAGCCTAGTGATGCCAATACAAATAGTACCACTTTGTTCTCTGATGACACCGATGATAGGTCCAAAAGAAGCACCATTCCAGAGACAGGAACATCATCCCAACAAGAGCACGAG TCTACTATTGCAAATGCCGCTGCTGTTGAGGAACCTCCAGATGACCATGCTTCTGAATGCCAGCCTGATGCCATTGGAATAAATGTTCAGAGGACAG AACATTTTTCATCTGGTCCAAAGAAGAGTGAACTAAGGATCGGGGTTGGGGAGTCATCAGCCTTCTTCACATATGTTAAAGCATCGTTGCTAAAGAGAAACATTGAAGGGATCATTCATGTTGACAACAATCCCGCTGCACATGTGCGGATGGAAGTTATGCATCAAGCATCTGCTCAACAAGGGGTTAATGACCTTGAAATATGCGAAAATGGAGAAACATGTGAAAGTCAATGGCAAGATGACTTCCCTAGCAGCAATAGTATACCTGATTCTTTATCTATTGAGAGATCTTGTACTACACCTTCATCTATGGAAGCTTCACAAGAAAACTGTTACAGAGAAGAAAATTTGAATCACAACAGTCTGAGGCATCCAAGAAATGGAACATCTTGTTCCGAGCTTGAAATGTCAAACATGGTTGCACAACATGCTTATCCATATTATATGCCAGGAGTTGTTAATCATGTTATGATGCCTTCAGCGGCACAAATACATCAAAACAATGACCTGCAGAATCATGCTGCTACATCTATTATTGCCCAGTACAATCATGTTCCACAAGGTGGTGCTCATGCCATTGACATGATGTCTTACCTGTATTACCCGATGACTATGTGCTTACAACCTGGTCAGATTCCTACACCTAATTCGTGGCCAACCTTTGGAGGGTCAAATCCTTCCGAAGCAAATTTAAGTAAAGTTGATAGGAGAGAAGCAGCATTGATCAAATTCAGACAGAAAAAGAAAGAGCGCTGCTTTGATAAGAAAATTAGGTATATCAATCGAAAACAACTTGCTGAAAGACGGCCTCGTGTGAGGGGGCAGTTTGTCAGAAAGATGAATGGTCCTAATGTGGATCTTAATGGACAGCCTCCTTCCGTTGAATTTGATGAAGATGATCAAGAAGATGAAGACTCGTCTCCCAGGGATGCTTGA
- the LOC127085413 gene encoding vesicle transport v-SNARE 13, producing the protein MSEVFDGYERQYTELSANLSRQCTAASGLDGEQKKQKLSEIKAGLEDADLLIRKMDLEARSLQPSMKATLLAKLREYKTDLNNSKNEVKRITSANVSTTSRDALLELGRVDSLDVSNDQKGRLLMTTERLNQSTDRITNSRKTLLETEELGVSILQDLHQQRQSLLHAHSSLHGVDDNISKSKKILAVMSKRMSRNKWIVGSLMAALVLAIILIIYFKSTH; encoded by the exons ATGAGCGAGGTATTTGATGGGTACGAGCGTCAGTATACTGAGTTATCCGCGAATCTTTCACGGCAGTGCACTGCAGCGTCTGGTCTTGATGGAG AACAGAAGAAGCAGAAACTTTCTGAAATAAAAGCGGGATTGGAGGATGCTGATTTGTTG ATTCGGAAAATGGACCTTGAGGCTAGGAGTTTGCAGCCAAGTATGAAGGCCACCCTTCTTGCCAAATTAAGGGAATATAAAACTGATTTGAACAATTCGAAAAATGAAGTTAAAAGAATCACATCAGCTAATGTCAGTACGACTTCTCGAGATGCGTTGTTGGAGTTAGGAAGGGTTGATTCACTTGAT GTATCAAATGATCAAAAAGGAAGACTTTTAATGACTACTGAGAGATTAAATCAATCAACTGATAGAATAACAAACAGCAGAAAAACATTGCTGGAGACAGAGGAGCTCGGCGTCTCTATCCTCCAAGATTTGCATCAACAACGTCAATCTCTACTCCATGCCCATTCATCA CTCCATGGAGTGGATGATAACATTAGCAAAAGCAAGAAGATTTTGGCAGTCATGTCAAAAAGGATGAGCAGGAACAAATGGATTGTTGGCTCCTTGATGGCAGCTCTCGTCCTTGCAATCatattaattatatattttaagTCTACACATTAG